A window of the Eremothecium cymbalariae DBVPG#7215 chromosome 5, complete sequence genome harbors these coding sequences:
- the MIC27 gene encoding Mic27p (similar to Ashbya gossypii AER379C), translating to MAINFYEYDETTDVLGTPLIPDVILKSNLRELTLPTGNQVLESLPLTKWFYETRSSVIESARLYNAEWKTQQSAARNELDNIKKYCLKNIFVDFNELYHLPQTNILTLCSYFAGRIVSNSNNWGLSKGRWSTAISGNVHHPSFLARMFTCIPSKVLLPWVLAGAVYKNNAPSSFGNAVHCVETDLLPPDFVTQYRSAWQQYYVNGLKKNAMKACAASEDFLQAQIRNSREFIIERTS from the coding sequence CTTTTATGAATATGATGAGACTACGGATGTATTAGGTACTCCTTTGATTCCAGACGTCATTTTGAAAAGCAACTTAAGGGAACTGACTCTACCAACAGGTAACCAAGTCTTGGAATCCTTACCACTTACAAAGTGGTTTTATGAGACAAGGTCCAGTGTCATAGAATCTGCAAGGTTGTATAATGCCGAGTGGAAAACCCAGCAGAGTGCGGCAAGAAATGAGCTGGACAATATTAAGAAGTACTGCCTTaagaatatatttgtaGACTTCAATGAATTATACCATCTACCACagacaaatattttgacATTGTGTTCTTACTTTGCGGGGAGGATTGTTTCCAATAGTAATAACTGGGGTTTGTCGAAAGGCCGGTGGTCGACTGCAATTAGTGGTAATGTTCATCATCCTTCATTTTTAGCCAGAATGTTCACCTGCATTCCCTCCAAAGTGCTACTTCCTTGGGTTTTAGCAGGTGCAGTTTACAAAAACAATGCACCCAGTTCGTTTGGAAATGCTGTTCACTGTGTTGAAACTGATTTACTTCCACCCGATTTTGTAACACAATATCGTTCAGCTTGGCAGCAGTATTATGTAAATGGGCTGAAGAAAAATGCGATGAAAGCTTGTGCTGCATCAGAGGACTTCCTGCAGGCTCAGATCAGGAATTCCAGGGAATTTATCATTGAAAGAACATCTTGA